In one Choloepus didactylus isolate mChoDid1 chromosome 1, mChoDid1.pri, whole genome shotgun sequence genomic region, the following are encoded:
- the P2RY12 gene encoding P2Y purinoceptor 12, giving the protein MQVIDNFTAADGNGSRCTRDYKITQVLFPLLYIVLFFVGLITNCLAMRIFFQIRSKSNFIIFLKNTVISDLLMILTFPFKILSDAELGTGSLRTFVCQVTSVIFYFTMYISISFLGLITIDRYQKTTRPFNTSSPNNLLGAKILSVVIWVFMFLLSLPNMILTNRKPRDNNVKKCSFLKSEFGLVWHEIVNYICQVIFWINFLIIIVCYTLITKELYRSYVRTRGVGKVPRKKVNIKVFIIIAVFFICFVPFHFARIPYTLSQTRDVFDCSAENTLFYMKESTLWLTSLNACLDPFIYFFLCKSFRNSLITRLKCTNSATSPTHGNKKKGQNGGDPDEETPM; this is encoded by the coding sequence atgcaagtcATCGACAACTTCACTGCTGCAGATGGGAATGGCAGTCGGTGCACCAGAGATTACAAAATCACCCAGGTCCTCTTCCCCTTGCTCTACATCGTCCTGTTTTTTGTTGGACTCATCACAAACTGCCTGGCAATGAGGATTTTCTTTCAAATCCGCAGTAAatccaattttattatttttcttaagaaCACAGTCATTTCTGATCTTCTCATGATTCTGACTTTCCCATTCAAAATCCTCAGTGATGCCGAACTGGGAACGGGATCCCTGAGAACCTTTGTGTGCCAAGTCACTTCCGTCATATTCTATTTCACAATGTATATTAGCATTTCATTCCTAGGACTGATAACAATCGATCGCTACCAGAAGACCACCAGGCCATTTAACACATCCAGCCCCAACAATCTCCTGGGGGCTAAGATTCTCTCTGTTGTCATCTGGGTTTTCATGTTCTTGCTCTCTCTGCCTAACATGATTCTGACCAACAGGAAGCCCAGAGACAACAATGTGAAGAAATGCTCTTTCCTCAAATCAGAGTTTGGCCTAGTCTGGCATGAAATAGTCAATTATATCTGCCAAGTCATTTTCtggattaattttttaattatcattgtaTGTTATACACTTATTACAAAAGAACTGTATAGGTCATATGTAAGAACAAGGGGGGTTGGCAAGGTCCCCAGGAAAAAGGTGAACATCAAAGTTTTCATTATCAttgctgtattttttatttgttttgtgcctttccaTTTTGCCCGAATTCCCTACACACTGAGCCAGACTCGGGATGTCTTTGACTGCTCGGCTGAGAATACTCTGTTCTATATGAAAGAGAGCACTCTGTGGTTAACTTCCTTAAATGCCTGTCTggatccattcatctattttttcctttgcaagTCCTTCAGAAATTCCCTGATAACTAGGTTGAAATGCACCAATTCAGCAACATCTCCAACCCACGGAAATAAGAAAAAAGGCCAGAATGGTGGTGACCCAGACGAAGAGACTCCCATGTAA